One segment of Fructilactobacillus hinvesii DNA contains the following:
- a CDS encoding LysR family transcriptional regulator gives MKLQDLLYFNKLVELKSYTAVSEYFGVSQPTISIAIHRLETEFNVELINRNQAHHHVKINQAGQLLYSHTQKIATQVEEIQRDLNSNGADHINFGMPPIIANYYFPELAITLRQDGILDSLANVEGGSATLLEQLKQGSVDVALLGSATPLESPTIESKVVAQSDFKLIVPPDSPLAQQTTIRVRDLDRQDVIAFSDGFIHQQILNQLIKEHSLHIHTSYTTSDIELLKQLVSRGVGVALLTDEAIRPADNVVPLSIQDEDLPPFYVSVAYRKSHVLTPKEKNLIKVLTKHIQAT, from the coding sequence ATCAAACTACAAGACTTACTCTACTTTAATAAGTTGGTGGAACTAAAAAGCTACACGGCGGTCTCCGAATACTTCGGCGTTAGTCAACCAACCATTTCCATCGCGATCCATCGCCTGGAAACAGAGTTTAACGTCGAACTAATTAACCGTAATCAGGCTCACCACCACGTTAAAATCAACCAAGCAGGTCAACTCCTCTACAGTCACACCCAAAAAATTGCGACCCAGGTCGAAGAAATCCAGCGTGATTTAAACAGCAACGGAGCCGACCACATTAACTTTGGCATGCCTCCCATCATTGCTAACTACTATTTTCCAGAACTCGCCATTACCCTTAGACAAGATGGGATTCTCGACAGTTTAGCCAACGTAGAAGGTGGGTCGGCCACCCTGCTAGAACAACTCAAACAAGGGAGCGTTGACGTAGCCTTGCTGGGTTCAGCTACGCCTTTAGAAAGCCCCACAATTGAATCAAAAGTGGTGGCTCAAAGTGATTTCAAGCTGATTGTACCCCCTGACTCACCGTTAGCTCAGCAAACAACCATCCGCGTGCGCGACTTAGACCGCCAGGACGTGATTGCCTTTTCAGACGGATTTATTCACCAACAAATCTTGAATCAGTTAATCAAAGAACACAGCCTACACATCCATACCAGCTACACCACTAGTGACATCGAATTGTTAAAACAGTTAGTCAGTCGCGGAGTGGGCGTCGCTTTACTAACGGACGAAGCGATTCGACCTGCAGACAACGTGGTGCCCCTTTCCATCCAGGATGAAGATCTTCCCCCCTTTTACGTTTCCGTGGCCTACCGTAAGAGTCACGTTTTAACCCCCAAAGAAAAGAACCTGATTAAGGTCTTAACAAAGCACATTCAAGCCACTTAA
- a CDS encoding malolactic enzyme: MTKSQEIVNNPFLNKGTAFTEAERKALNLEGMLPPRVQTLDQQVERVYAEYQQKSNDLEKRVYLMSIFNENRVLFYATFAKHVSEFMPVVYDPTIADSIENYSRMYVNPQNAAFLSINDDSRETIRQSLLNAAEGRDIELLVVTDGEGILGIGDWATQGIDIPVGKLMVYTAAAGIDPSKVLPVVLDAGTTRDELRKDPLYVGLDQERDYSDKYYNFVDNFVQEAEDLFPNLYLHFEDFGRSNAANILDKYKDQFLVFNDDIQGTGIIVLAGVLGALNISGEKMTDQTYLCYGAGTAGAGIAQRVCEEMVQAGLSEAEAKKHFYMVDKQGLLFDDMPDLTPAQKEFARSRSEFENSEDLTDLLSIVKAVHPTIMVGTSTNPGAFTEDVVKEMAAHTDRPIILPISNPTKLCEAKASDLIKWTDGRALVATGVPSAPVEYNGVTYEIGQANNALVYPGIGLGAIAATATTLNDAMISAAAHSLGGIVDPKQPGAAILPPVDRLTEFSQTVANAVAQSAVDQGVTREQISDVKGAVENEKWYPVYSDLTDLAD; the protein is encoded by the coding sequence ATGACTAAGAGTCAAGAAATCGTAAACAATCCTTTCTTAAACAAAGGAACGGCTTTTACGGAAGCCGAACGAAAGGCTTTAAACCTTGAAGGGATGCTCCCACCACGGGTGCAAACTCTCGATCAACAAGTAGAACGGGTTTACGCTGAATACCAACAAAAGAGTAACGACTTAGAAAAGCGCGTGTACTTAATGAGTATTTTCAACGAAAACCGGGTGTTATTCTACGCCACTTTTGCTAAGCACGTGAGCGAATTCATGCCAGTAGTTTACGACCCAACGATTGCCGATTCAATTGAAAACTACAGTCGGATGTACGTGAACCCACAAAACGCTGCGTTCTTATCCATTAATGATGACAGCCGCGAAACGATTCGGCAAAGTTTATTGAACGCTGCTGAAGGTAGAGACATTGAGTTGTTAGTAGTTACCGATGGAGAAGGGATTCTCGGAATTGGGGACTGGGCAACCCAAGGAATTGACATTCCAGTTGGGAAGTTGATGGTTTACACGGCTGCGGCTGGAATTGACCCATCTAAAGTTCTGCCAGTGGTCTTAGATGCCGGAACTACTCGTGACGAATTACGGAAAGATCCATTGTACGTTGGTTTAGACCAAGAACGGGACTACTCCGACAAATACTACAACTTTGTCGATAACTTTGTGCAAGAAGCCGAAGACTTATTCCCAAACTTGTACTTGCACTTTGAAGACTTTGGTCGTTCTAATGCTGCTAACATTTTGGATAAGTACAAAGACCAATTCTTGGTCTTTAACGATGATATCCAGGGAACGGGAATCATTGTCTTAGCCGGAGTGCTGGGGGCTTTGAACATTTCTGGTGAAAAGATGACGGATCAAACTTACCTGTGCTACGGAGCTGGAACTGCCGGAGCCGGAATTGCACAACGAGTTTGTGAAGAAATGGTTCAAGCAGGACTCTCTGAAGCAGAAGCAAAGAAGCACTTCTACATGGTTGATAAGCAAGGACTCTTGTTTGATGACATGCCTGATTTGACTCCTGCTCAAAAAGAATTTGCCCGGAGTCGGTCAGAATTTGAGAACAGTGAAGATTTAACTGATTTACTTTCAATCGTAAAAGCGGTCCACCCAACCATCATGGTCGGAACTTCTACTAACCCAGGAGCCTTCACCGAAGACGTTGTCAAAGAAATGGCTGCTCACACTGATCGGCCAATTATTCTGCCAATTTCTAACCCAACTAAGTTATGTGAAGCAAAGGCTTCTGACTTGATTAAGTGGACTGACGGACGGGCCTTAGTGGCTACCGGAGTTCCAAGTGCTCCCGTGGAATACAACGGAGTTACTTACGAAATTGGTCAAGCTAACAACGCGTTGGTTTACCCAGGAATTGGATTAGGAGCCATTGCTGCTACTGCTACGACTTTAAATGATGCCATGATCAGTGCAGCAGCCCACTCCTTAGGTGGAATTGTGGATCCTAAACAACCAGGAGCTGCCATCTTACCACCGGTTGATCGTTTGACGGAATTCTCCCAAACGGTTGCTAACGCCGTGGCTCAGAGTGCCGTTGATCAAGGGGTTACTCGGGAACAAATTAGTGATGTCAAGGGAGCAGTTGAAAACGAAAAATGGTATCCAGTTTACTCTGACCTCACTGATTTAGCAGATTAA
- a CDS encoding AEC family transporter, whose translation MTAFLTSLSSVGEIVLVIALGYWLRKSGRLGDTFKGNISFIIMNIALPVSIFMSVVTNLNRDKLISLSSGLLYVFISFLLGYIVAIAMVYLFKIRKGRRGTFINMFVNANTIFIGMPLNMALFGDKGLPYFLLYYLMNTISTWAIGIFFISADDPTKSKDDRGSAKFNWKKLLPAPLIGFLVALIWLVLGLPITFIVEPPAFPMLGKTFTMIGGLVTPLSLIYIGIILADAGLNSIHFDRDSILALVGRFVISPAIMIAVLMAFTGMGATVPGPELSTFVIQAAAPGLAVLPILVGNAHGDVDYATNVVVTSTVLFVVVVPILMEIITFL comes from the coding sequence ATGACAGCGTTTTTGACATCATTGTCAAGTGTCGGTGAAATCGTCCTCGTCATTGCCTTAGGTTATTGGTTACGAAAATCAGGCCGATTAGGCGACACTTTCAAAGGCAACATTTCGTTCATTATTATGAACATCGCTTTGCCAGTTTCAATTTTTATGTCCGTGGTTACTAACTTAAACCGGGATAAACTGATTAGCCTTTCGAGTGGGTTATTGTATGTGTTTATCAGTTTCTTACTGGGTTATATAGTTGCCATCGCGATGGTCTATCTATTCAAGATCCGCAAGGGACGGCGGGGAACATTCATTAACATGTTCGTGAACGCCAACACCATTTTCATTGGGATGCCGTTAAACATGGCCCTGTTCGGGGATAAAGGCCTACCGTACTTCTTGCTATACTACTTGATGAACACCATTTCGACGTGGGCAATTGGGATCTTCTTCATTTCTGCGGATGATCCAACTAAGTCTAAGGATGACCGTGGTTCAGCCAAGTTTAACTGGAAGAAGCTATTGCCAGCTCCGTTAATTGGATTCTTAGTGGCTTTGATTTGGTTAGTGCTTGGATTGCCAATCACGTTCATCGTTGAACCACCAGCTTTCCCAATGCTTGGGAAGACCTTTACGATGATTGGTGGCTTGGTAACGCCATTGTCATTAATCTACATTGGAATTATCCTGGCGGATGCCGGCTTAAACTCCATCCACTTTGACCGGGATTCAATCCTGGCGCTTGTGGGACGGTTCGTAATCTCACCAGCCATTATGATTGCCGTTTTGATGGCCTTCACAGGCATGGGAGCTACAGTTCCTGGACCAGAACTAAGTACCTTTGTGATCCAGGCAGCTGCTCCAGGATTAGCGGTATTGCCAATCTTGGTTGGAAACGCTCATGGAGACGTCGACTACGCTACCAACGTGGTAGTTACTAGTACGGTGCTCTTCGTGGTAGTGGTGCCAATTTTGATGGAAATCATTACTTTCCTATAA
- a CDS encoding HD domain-containing protein, whose product MTERLTKVAEFAQQMMTGDHSGHGFDHIERVVNLTRQLLAENPANGELALTAAYLHDCFDDKLTADPATRRNEVITYLTEVGYQTAEVDQVLDIIDHMSFAANLEQHQKLSPEGQLVQDADRLDAIGAIGIARAFSYGAVHGYAMYDPKVQPRERLTKENYRQPETTINHFYEKLFKLPEQMNTATARRIGNGRKRYMQEFVMEFKQEWEL is encoded by the coding sequence ATGACGGAAAGACTAACGAAGGTGGCGGAGTTTGCCCAGCAAATGATGACAGGGGATCATTCGGGACATGGGTTTGACCACATTGAACGCGTTGTGAATCTCACGCGTCAGTTACTGGCCGAAAATCCCGCGAACGGGGAATTGGCACTGACAGCAGCCTATTTACACGATTGTTTTGATGATAAGTTAACTGCTGATCCGGCTACCCGCCGGAACGAAGTGATTACTTATCTCACCGAGGTGGGCTATCAGACTGCTGAAGTAGATCAGGTTCTAGACATCATTGATCACATGTCATTTGCTGCTAACTTAGAGCAGCACCAGAAGCTGAGTCCCGAAGGCCAACTAGTTCAAGATGCGGATCGACTAGATGCCATTGGCGCAATTGGAATTGCCCGGGCTTTTTCGTATGGAGCCGTGCACGGTTATGCCATGTATGACCCAAAGGTTCAACCCCGCGAGCGGTTGACCAAGGAGAATTATCGGCAACCAGAAACGACCATTAATCATTTTTATGAAAAACTCTTTAAATTACCAGAACAGATGAACACGGCGACTGCTAGACGAATTGGGAACGGACGCAAGCGCTACATGCAGGAATTTGTGATGGAATTTAAGCAGGAGTGGGAGCTATAG
- a CDS encoding HD domain-containing protein yields MDARLQRVSYYVQQQLASDHTGHDFAHVQRVVKLTQKLLQTEPADATLALTIAYLHDVPDEKLTTDPEQKRHAIAQKLAEWQYQPNEIHLIMEDIEHLSFSKNLEQHYQLDPAGQVAQDADRLDAIGPVAIARTFAYGAVHGIPMYEPHVSEQTLTSKRAYRHPTDTYHHYRARTKRVVQLLNTATAQRMAGPRMQATERFLTRFVAERQGKR; encoded by the coding sequence ATGGATGCACGGTTGCAACGAGTTAGTTATTACGTCCAGCAACAGTTAGCAAGTGATCATACGGGGCATGACTTTGCTCACGTCCAACGAGTGGTTAAGTTAACGCAAAAACTATTGCAAACTGAGCCGGCGGATGCCACGTTGGCCCTCACGATTGCTTACTTACATGATGTTCCAGACGAAAAGCTCACGACTGATCCTGAACAAAAGCGCCACGCTATTGCCCAAAAACTGGCAGAGTGGCAGTATCAACCAAATGAGATTCATTTAATTATGGAAGACATTGAGCACCTGTCATTTTCAAAAAATCTGGAACAGCACTATCAACTAGATCCGGCTGGCCAAGTGGCCCAGGATGCCGATCGGTTAGATGCCATTGGGCCGGTGGCGATTGCCCGAACGTTTGCCTACGGGGCTGTGCATGGCATTCCAATGTACGAACCGCACGTTAGTGAGCAGACATTGACCAGCAAACGGGCCTATCGTCATCCGACTGACACTTACCATCATTATCGGGCGCGGACCAAACGGGTGGTGCAACTGCTTAATACCGCAACGGCCCAACGAATGGCGGGGCCCCGGATGCAGGCAACTGAACGCTTTTTAACTCGATTTGTGGCGGAGCGGCAGGGAAAAAGGTAG
- a CDS encoding Abi family protein — translation MDFGTLRFLIKDSTDKVRLNIAHDLKYFIKANNYATSANINPKIMDSFIKNIHETRNICAHNNRLIAFKCHSSSKYFSLIHDKYDLIDRDSRKSVYSTFASLECFLSETEFKMLNNTFRKRFRWLDRHLVMIDANQIGGLIGFPIDWFKKPKLVQG, via the coding sequence ATTGATTTCGGTACTTTGCGTTTTTTGATAAAAGATTCTACGGATAAGGTTAGGCTTAATATCGCACATGATTTAAAATATTTTATTAAAGCCAATAATTATGCTACCTCTGCGAATATTAATCCTAAAATTATGGATTCTTTTATTAAAAATATTCATGAAACTAGAAATATTTGTGCTCATAATAATAGATTAATTGCCTTTAAATGTCATTCTAGCTCTAAATATTTTAGTTTGATTCATGATAAATATGACTTAATTGATCGTGATAGTCGTAAATCTGTATATTCAACTTTTGCAAGTTTAGAATGTTTTCTCAGCGAAACAGAATTTAAAATGCTAAACAACACTTTTAGAAAAAGATTCCGTTGGTTAGATAGACATCTTGTTATGATTGATGCTAACCAAATTGGAGGGCTAATTGGCTTTCCAATTGATTGGTTTAAAAAACCTAAATTGGTCCAAGGTTAA
- a CDS encoding NAD(P)/FAD-dependent oxidoreductase — translation MKKVLVVGAGFAGLRACKRLAKSKQDLEITLVDRTPYHYDATQLYRVAAGSIAPEKIMFRIEDIISPKIKFIQDEVQLINGDKNTVMLAQHGEISYDYLFNALGFEPETFNTPGADTDGLQISNIENSSRDAKALQDSLAKYAETKDTKYLSILTVGGGFTSIELLGELVHMVPTWAKKYGFRPADLKITCVAPAFLGMFNEKQSTYAKRYLEKKGVNFILGSNVNKVTDDGVYYGQENQFLPAANIFWTAGVKGSDVIAASGYDQHRNRVAVNDDMSLQSYPNQYLIGDVSAVKDPASGRMYPTTAQISIYEASNAVANFENKLAGKKEAPFNYHSLGTVCSLGPHNAVADVAMLGMHVKINGFIAAVIKNVIFKRSSYELSGLKMMLQS, via the coding sequence ATGAAAAAAGTATTAGTGGTTGGAGCTGGATTTGCCGGACTCCGGGCCTGTAAACGCTTGGCAAAAAGTAAACAAGACCTAGAGATTACCTTAGTTGATCGGACTCCGTATCATTATGATGCGACGCAATTATATCGGGTAGCTGCTGGAAGCATTGCCCCAGAAAAAATTATGTTCCGGATTGAAGACATCATTAGTCCCAAGATCAAGTTTATTCAAGATGAAGTTCAATTGATTAATGGGGACAAAAACACGGTAATGTTGGCGCAACACGGAGAAATAAGTTATGATTACCTGTTTAACGCGCTCGGCTTTGAACCGGAAACGTTTAACACTCCAGGAGCTGATACGGATGGACTCCAAATCAGTAACATTGAAAACTCAAGCAGAGACGCCAAGGCCCTCCAGGATTCATTGGCAAAGTATGCTGAAACCAAGGATACTAAGTATCTTAGTATTTTGACGGTTGGTGGTGGTTTTACCAGCATTGAACTGTTAGGTGAATTAGTACATATGGTTCCAACTTGGGCCAAAAAATACGGCTTTCGGCCGGCTGATTTAAAAATCACCTGTGTGGCTCCAGCCTTTTTAGGCATGTTTAATGAAAAGCAATCTACATATGCAAAACGGTACCTGGAAAAGAAAGGGGTCAACTTTATTCTGGGATCGAATGTGAATAAAGTGACTGATGATGGAGTTTATTACGGTCAGGAGAACCAATTCCTACCGGCTGCTAACATTTTTTGGACTGCCGGAGTGAAGGGGAGCGATGTAATTGCTGCTTCTGGATATGATCAACACCGTAATCGGGTGGCCGTTAACGATGATATGAGTCTACAGTCCTACCCTAACCAATACTTAATTGGTGACGTTTCGGCCGTTAAGGATCCTGCTTCTGGCCGGATGTATCCGACGACGGCGCAAATTTCGATTTACGAAGCTAGTAACGCCGTGGCCAACTTTGAAAATAAGTTAGCCGGGAAAAAGGAAGCGCCGTTTAATTACCATTCGTTAGGAACGGTATGTTCGTTAGGACCTCACAACGCAGTTGCTGACGTTGCAATGCTAGGCATGCACGTTAAAATTAACGGATTTATTGCTGCTGTCATTAAAAACGTCATTTTTAAGCGGAGTAGTTACGAACTTTCCGGGCTGAAAATGATGTTGCAGAGTTAA
- a CDS encoding cytochrome ubiquinol oxidase subunit I, protein MFNIGMSVVSLARFQFAMTTIFHFFFVPMSIGLGLLVAIMETMYVIKKKPVYLTMTKFWGKIFLLSFAVGVVTGIIQEFQFGMNWSNYSRFMGDIFGAPLAIEALLAFFLESTFLGVWMFTWDKMKPVWHSLMIWLVVIGSTLSALWILAANSFMQNPVGYKIDPKTGHAVMTDFFAIIRNQQLWYEFPHVIFGAFVTGSFIVAGASAWMLFRQKSPAFFRKSMRLGLIVGLFGLLGGFVSGDGQMLYLTKDQPMKFAAAEGEYKNVKSPAAWSVVQISNTKEKTATYRIEIPYMLDLLTYHKPSGNITGMDQVNKDLHKKYDKKFGKNMNYYPPVNTLFYSFRIMVAGAGALGMLSLLGLWFSRKRKNTIVKQKWLLLLLTLATFGPFLINSCGWIVTELGRNPWVVYGLLPIADAVSPSTSAGAVLFTIIVYFCLFSFLGAFMFIYAKKNLEKGPEAIDDTIEYDTEDPFSKEAFSK, encoded by the coding sequence ATGTTCAACATTGGCATGAGCGTGGTTTCATTGGCACGGTTCCAGTTTGCCATGACCACGATTTTTCACTTTTTCTTCGTACCGATGTCCATTGGATTAGGGTTGTTAGTCGCAATCATGGAAACAATGTATGTCATTAAGAAGAAGCCGGTTTATCTCACGATGACGAAGTTTTGGGGAAAGATTTTCCTTCTGAGTTTCGCCGTTGGAGTGGTGACCGGGATTATTCAAGAATTCCAGTTTGGAATGAACTGGTCTAACTACTCTCGGTTTATGGGAGATATTTTTGGGGCTCCACTCGCAATCGAAGCTTTATTGGCCTTCTTTTTGGAATCAACCTTCCTAGGGGTCTGGATGTTTACCTGGGATAAAATGAAGCCCGTTTGGCATTCATTAATGATCTGGCTGGTAGTTATTGGATCGACCTTGTCGGCCCTCTGGATTTTAGCGGCCAACAGTTTTATGCAGAACCCCGTTGGGTACAAAATTGACCCTAAAACGGGACACGCCGTGATGACGGACTTCTTTGCCATCATTAGAAACCAGCAACTCTGGTACGAATTCCCCCACGTAATCTTTGGGGCCTTCGTCACAGGAAGCTTCATTGTGGCTGGAGCATCAGCTTGGATGCTGTTTCGGCAGAAATCACCAGCCTTCTTTAGAAAATCAATGCGGCTGGGGTTAATCGTTGGCTTGTTCGGCTTGCTCGGAGGCTTTGTTTCTGGGGACGGTCAGATGCTGTACTTAACCAAAGACCAACCAATGAAATTTGCGGCTGCCGAAGGGGAGTACAAGAACGTGAAGAGCCCTGCAGCTTGGAGTGTTGTGCAAATTTCCAATACCAAAGAAAAAACCGCTACATATCGGATTGAAATTCCTTACATGTTGGACTTATTGACTTACCACAAACCAAGTGGAAACATCACGGGGATGGATCAGGTCAACAAGGACTTGCACAAGAAATACGATAAAAAGTTTGGCAAGAACATGAACTACTACCCACCAGTTAATACCTTGTTCTACTCCTTTAGAATCATGGTTGCTGGGGCTGGAGCCCTTGGAATGCTATCCTTGTTAGGGTTGTGGTTCTCGCGGAAACGGAAAAACACGATTGTTAAACAGAAGTGGTTATTGCTCTTATTAACGCTTGCAACCTTCGGACCGTTCTTGATTAACAGTTGTGGTTGGATTGTTACCGAATTAGGGCGGAACCCATGGGTTGTGTACGGCTTGCTACCAATTGCGGATGCCGTTTCGCCAAGTACCAGTGCCGGAGCCGTGCTCTTTACGATTATTGTCTACTTCTGCCTCTTTTCTTTCTTAGGAGCGTTCATGTTTATTTACGCTAAGAAGAACCTGGAAAAGGGACCAGAAGCCATCGACGATACAATTGAATACGATACGGAAGATCCGTTCTCAAAGGAGGCTTTTAGCAAATGA
- the cydB gene encoding cytochrome d ubiquinol oxidase subunit II encodes MSFLQLLWYAVIGLLFALFLVLDGADLGIGMATRFLAYTYDERQQLLRTIGPHWDGNEVFLIAAGGSMFASMPLWYASLFSGFYILLFLVLIALIFRGVSFEFSENAETKKGRNAWMWTNFFGSFFTPFLFGMLFTAMIQAVPMDAQGNIFASFFDVVNPLSLLGGVALTALCLYQGLHYATLRTSGLMRYHAATLCGNLYWAAYPVEILFAIALYFQTNFYENHLIATLVFLVVIVATTVWGHIATIRDREWSAYIANTLTIFALVALLFVGLFPNVLIATNPAHTISIVSASASPYTLGVMTIVLCVLLPIVLIYFAWSYISQWHRVSLQEVQEDEAGY; translated from the coding sequence ATGAGTTTCTTACAATTACTCTGGTATGCCGTAATTGGGCTACTATTTGCCTTGTTTCTTGTGCTAGATGGAGCCGACTTAGGAATTGGAATGGCAACCCGCTTTTTAGCGTATACCTACGACGAACGCCAACAGTTGTTACGGACAATTGGACCCCACTGGGATGGGAACGAAGTGTTCTTAATTGCCGCCGGAGGATCGATGTTTGCTTCGATGCCGTTGTGGTATGCGAGCCTCTTTTCCGGCTTTTATATCTTGTTATTCTTGGTGTTAATCGCCTTGATTTTTCGGGGGGTTTCCTTTGAATTTTCGGAAAATGCCGAAACCAAGAAGGGACGCAACGCTTGGATGTGGACCAACTTTTTTGGGAGTTTTTTCACTCCTTTCTTGTTTGGAATGCTCTTTACAGCGATGATTCAAGCCGTTCCAATGGATGCTCAGGGGAACATCTTTGCTAGTTTCTTTGACGTTGTAAATCCGTTATCCCTGCTTGGTGGAGTGGCCTTAACGGCTTTGTGTCTCTACCAGGGATTGCACTACGCAACGTTACGGACATCCGGGTTAATGCGTTATCACGCCGCAACGCTCTGCGGTAATTTGTACTGGGCCGCTTACCCAGTTGAAATCCTCTTTGCGATTGCCCTCTATTTTCAAACGAACTTTTATGAAAACCACCTCATTGCAACCTTAGTCTTCCTAGTGGTCATTGTTGCAACTACGGTTTGGGGTCACATTGCGACGATTCGGGACCGAGAATGGTCTGCTTACATTGCCAACACGCTTACTATCTTCGCCTTGGTTGCGCTGTTGTTTGTGGGCTTGTTCCCGAACGTTTTGATTGCTACCAATCCAGCACACACGATTAGTATCGTGTCTGCCTCAGCTAGTCCCTACACCCTAGGGGTAATGACGATTGTCCTGTGTGTCCTCCTGCCAATTGTGCTGATTTACTTTGCATGGAGTTACATCTCGCAGTGGCACCGGGTTTCGTTGCAGGAAGTGCAAGAAGACGAAGCCGGTTATTAA
- the cydD gene encoding thiol reductant ABC exporter subunit CydD — protein MFDQQLLSIPGIKKLIGKLSGLAILQALTIVLEAVFLARALVVVWQREKIAALVVPVLSFFVFFALRYLITRIESQITDNFADHAVDQLKGQLLQQEFRLGPRMVADVGSGHVVTLALEGLDQVQNYLDLIVLKTINMAIIPWIIVAYIFFVDWLSGLILLLMFPVIIMFMIILGLSAKSKSDQQYAEFKQMANVFVDSIRGLKTLKLFGLSKKYGDNIYRVSENYRKSTMSVLKVALLSTFALDFFTTISIAIVAVLLGQALIVGSINLLPALIILILCPDYFFPVRDYGDDYHATLDGKNALTEINRILALPAPHGNQPLTDFLNWTATSQLRVHELNFTYPQAEQPALTDLNFTLRGNLNVGIIGKSGAGKSTLLNVLGGWIQPDDADQARPITVDGQAVDSLAQPAWQKHISYIPQHPYIFSGTIAANVAFYQPDASLGAIQRAVKQAGLDDFIAELPAGLETVIGEGGRGISGGQAQRIALARALLDTERTILLFDEPTAHLDLETEYELKQTMTKIFQNHLVLFSTHRLHWVSSMDYLLVMDQGQVVEQGTPAELKRKHGVYQELVNEIRGEKHAE, from the coding sequence ATGTTTGATCAACAATTACTATCAATTCCGGGAATTAAAAAATTGATTGGTAAGCTCAGCGGACTCGCAATTTTGCAGGCGCTAACGATTGTGTTAGAAGCCGTGTTTTTAGCGCGAGCACTCGTGGTAGTTTGGCAGCGAGAAAAGATAGCGGCCCTAGTGGTGCCGGTGCTATCTTTTTTTGTTTTTTTCGCCCTTCGGTATTTAATTACCCGAATTGAGAGTCAAATTACAGATAATTTTGCAGATCACGCCGTGGATCAGTTGAAGGGTCAGCTTCTGCAACAAGAATTTCGCCTTGGCCCCCGCATGGTAGCGGATGTCGGCTCGGGTCACGTGGTTACGTTGGCCTTAGAAGGACTCGACCAGGTACAAAACTACCTGGATTTAATCGTGTTAAAAACGATTAACATGGCGATTATCCCGTGGATTATCGTGGCTTACATCTTTTTCGTTGACTGGCTGTCTGGCTTGATTTTGCTGTTGATGTTTCCAGTGATTATCATGTTTATGATTATTTTGGGATTGTCGGCTAAATCCAAGTCAGATCAGCAATATGCCGAATTCAAACAGATGGCCAACGTCTTTGTCGACAGTATTCGGGGGTTGAAAACCCTGAAGTTGTTTGGCTTAAGTAAAAAATACGGGGATAACATTTACCGGGTGAGTGAAAATTACCGTAAGAGTACGATGAGCGTGCTAAAAGTAGCCTTGCTGTCGACGTTTGCGCTGGATTTCTTCACCACGATTTCCATTGCCATTGTTGCCGTATTACTGGGGCAGGCATTGATTGTGGGTTCCATTAATTTATTGCCGGCGCTGATTATCCTGATCCTGTGTCCAGACTACTTTTTCCCGGTCAGAGACTATGGAGATGACTACCACGCTACTTTGGACGGGAAAAACGCGCTGACAGAAATTAACCGTATCCTAGCGCTCCCGGCTCCCCACGGTAATCAGCCACTGACGGACTTCTTAAACTGGACGGCAACGAGTCAATTAAGGGTTCATGAGCTGAACTTTACCTATCCCCAGGCGGAGCAGCCAGCACTGACGGACCTTAATTTCACGCTCCGAGGTAACCTGAACGTGGGGATTATCGGAAAGTCTGGAGCCGGGAAGTCAACTTTGCTGAACGTACTTGGCGGGTGGATTCAACCAGATGATGCCGATCAAGCACGACCAATTACGGTTGATGGCCAAGCAGTTGATAGTTTGGCCCAACCGGCCTGGCAAAAGCACATTAGTTACATTCCCCAGCACCCGTACATCTTTTCCGGAACGATTGCGGCTAACGTAGCCTTTTATCAACCAGATGCTAGTTTGGGAGCAATTCAACGAGCCGTAAAGCAAGCTGGCCTGGATGATTTCATTGCTGAACTACCGGCTGGTTTGGAGACGGTAATTGGAGAAGGTGGTCGGGGGATTAGTGGGGGGCAGGCGCAACGAATTGCGCTAGCCCGAGCCCTGCTCGATACAGAACGAACGATTTTACTGTTTGACGAACCGACCGCCCATCTGGACTTGGAAACGGAATATGAACTGAAACAAACAATGACCAAGATCTTTCAAAATCACCTGGTCCTCTTTTCGACTCACCGGTTGCACTGGGTCAGTTCGATGGACTACCTTTTGGTGATGGACCAGGGTCAGGTTGTGGAACAAGGGACTCCGGCTGAATTGAAGCGAAAGCACGGAGTTTATCAAGAACTGGTCAACGAGATTCGAGGTGAAAAGCATGCCGAATAA